The following are encoded together in the Triticum dicoccoides isolate Atlit2015 ecotype Zavitan chromosome 6B, WEW_v2.0, whole genome shotgun sequence genome:
- the LOC119323788 gene encoding uncharacterized protein LOC119323788, producing MATGAEEGSTGLEFLSDPVPLPDLASSDFTPAGEPDTCLTQSAAESSIGDIGDVRTPYIPVRMNNGCEELSLLAADSQQSTGKDYPQAPGWTKRVHIGRAPVERPPCVVVYIVHILAEGEELSCECDNFKHTGLLCCHSVKVLDFLGIDKIPSKHILKGWTKDARDILPNHLAHLQRDKISANSITFRHSNLYAHALVVVKLGDANPIAYDCAMELLREAMDKLSPLAAEHDGLGLEHII from the exons ATGGCGACGGGGGCGGAGGAGGGCAGCACTGGACTGGAGTTCCTATCAGATCCG GTTCCCTTGCCGGATCTTGCATCAAGCGATTTCACGCCAGCGGGTGAGCCAGATACTTGTCTTACACAGTCAGCTGCTGAATCGAGCATCGGAGATATTGGGGACGTACGCACCCCTTACATTCCAGTTCGCATGAACAACGGCTGCGAAGAACTGAGCTTGTTGGCGGCCGATTCGCAACAATCAACAGGGAAGGATTACCCTCAAGCCCCCGGGTGGACAAAAAG GGTTCATATTGGGCGAGCCCCTGTCGAGCGTCCACCTTGTGTTGTAGTGTACATAGTGCATATTCTCGCTGAGGGTGAAGAACTCTCATGTGAATGTGATAACTTTAAGCACACAGGATTGCTATGCTGCCATTCAGTTAAG GTTCTTGATTTCTTGGGTATAGACAAAATTCCATCAAAGCATATCCTCAAAGGGTGGACAAAAGATGCAAGAGATATACTTCCAAATCACTTGGCACACCTACAAAGAGACAAGATTTCAGCCAACTCCATAACATTCAGACATTCAAATTTGTATGCACACGCTTTAGTGGTTGTAAAACTTGGTGATGCAAATCCAATTGCATATGATTGCGCGATGGAACTTCTTAGGGAAGCAATGGATAAACTGAGCCCTTTAGCTGCTGAGCATGATGGTCTGGGTTTGGAACACATAATTTAA